One Fibrobacter sp. UWB5 DNA segment encodes these proteins:
- a CDS encoding nucleoside recognition domain-containing protein, protein MVLNIIWLVFFFGAFVACMVQWIAFGDSGIFNKAILGAFDMSKTAFEIAIGLTGILSLWLGIMKIGEKAGAVQILAKIVSPLFSRLFPEIPKNHPVIGTMLMNISANMLGLDNAATPMGLQAMKQLQEINPNEDKSVASNSQIMFLVLNASGLTLIPVSIMTYRAQMGAANPSDVFLPLLLSTFFSTLAGIFALSFFQKVKLKDPVTVAWLAGLSACVISIMVYFSHLSAEAIGTTSLLISGIALFGIIVAFLGLAVYKKVQAYEAFVEGAKDGFHTAVMIIPNLVAILVGVAVFRASGAMDLLLNGVSWILGLCGVGNDIVPALPTAIMKPLSGSGARGMMIDAMKTLGPDSFAGRLSCMFQGAADTTFYIIAVYFGSVGVKKTRHAVTCALIADAAGVIAAIAIAYLFFPPN, encoded by the coding sequence ATGGTTCTGAATATAATTTGGCTCGTTTTCTTCTTTGGCGCATTTGTCGCCTGCATGGTCCAGTGGATTGCCTTCGGCGATTCGGGAATATTCAACAAGGCAATTCTTGGCGCCTTCGACATGTCCAAGACGGCATTTGAAATCGCCATCGGGCTTACCGGTATTCTTTCGCTCTGGCTCGGCATCATGAAGATTGGCGAAAAGGCCGGCGCCGTCCAGATTCTCGCAAAGATTGTCTCGCCGCTGTTCAGCCGCCTCTTCCCCGAAATTCCGAAGAACCACCCGGTGATCGGTACCATGCTCATGAACATCAGCGCCAACATGCTCGGGCTCGATAACGCAGCCACCCCCATGGGCTTGCAGGCCATGAAGCAGCTGCAAGAAATCAACCCGAACGAAGACAAGTCTGTGGCCAGCAATTCCCAGATCATGTTCCTCGTGCTGAACGCCAGCGGCCTTACGCTGATTCCGGTGAGCATTATGACTTACCGCGCCCAGATGGGAGCAGCCAACCCGAGTGACGTGTTCTTGCCGCTTTTGCTTTCTACCTTCTTCAGCACCTTGGCCGGTATTTTCGCCCTCAGCTTTTTCCAGAAAGTCAAGCTCAAGGACCCTGTCACGGTGGCCTGGCTCGCCGGACTTTCGGCCTGCGTTATTTCGATCATGGTGTACTTCAGCCACTTGAGCGCCGAAGCGATTGGCACCACCAGCCTCTTGATTAGCGGCATCGCCTTGTTCGGAATCATTGTCGCCTTCCTTGGACTTGCCGTGTACAAGAAGGTGCAAGCCTACGAAGCCTTTGTCGAAGGCGCCAAGGACGGATTCCACACCGCCGTCATGATTATCCCGAACCTGGTCGCCATTCTTGTGGGCGTGGCCGTATTCCGTGCAAGCGGCGCGATGGATTTGTTGCTGAATGGTGTTTCCTGGATTCTCGGCCTTTGCGGCGTGGGTAACGACATCGTTCCCGCACTCCCCACCGCCATCATGAAGCCTTTGAGCGGTAGCGGTGCCCGCGGCATGATGATCGATGCCATGAAGACACTCGGCCCGGACAGCTTTGCAGGCCGCCTGAGTTGCATGTTCCAGGGAGCAGCCGACACGACGTTCTACATTATCGCCGTCTATTTCGGTTCTGTCGGTGTTAAAAAGACTCGCCACGCAGTCACTTGCGCATTAATTGCAGATGCTGCCGGCGTGATTGCGGCAATCGCAATCGCCTACCTGTTCTTCCCGCCCAATTAA
- a CDS encoding calcium/sodium antiporter produces the protein MILAIVAVVIGLAVLVWSADKFVDGAVGIAEYCGMSTLLIGMVIVGFGTSAPELTVSALSAGQGNPELALGNAYGSNIANIALILGATALISPILMQRSVIRGDLPILIAVSLLSIALVWDGSVVRWNGVLLLVVFALVMGYSIWRELRKAHAEATESVKEESAEKASLGKSIMWLVLGLALLVASSRALVWGAVEIARTLGVSDLLIGLTIVAIGTSLPELASSIAAARKGENDLALGNIIGSNLFNTLAVVGLAATISPMDEIEKAVTYRDMPLMTALTVALIVLGFRRKGDGRLNRIAGAILLAVYIGYLALLIVQAKG, from the coding sequence ATGATTCTTGCAATTGTTGCTGTAGTTATTGGCCTTGCCGTTCTTGTTTGGAGTGCAGACAAATTTGTTGACGGAGCTGTCGGTATTGCCGAATATTGTGGTATGTCGACGCTCCTCATAGGAATGGTTATCGTAGGCTTTGGAACTTCTGCTCCTGAACTTACTGTCTCTGCGCTTTCGGCGGGGCAAGGCAACCCCGAGCTAGCGCTGGGTAACGCTTATGGCAGCAACATTGCAAATATCGCTTTGATTCTTGGCGCGACAGCGCTTATTTCTCCGATTTTGATGCAGCGTTCGGTAATCCGTGGTGATTTGCCGATTCTGATCGCTGTGTCGTTGCTTTCTATTGCATTAGTGTGGGATGGTAGCGTGGTGCGCTGGAATGGCGTGCTTTTGCTGGTTGTCTTTGCGCTGGTCATGGGGTACAGCATTTGGCGTGAACTGCGCAAGGCGCATGCCGAGGCAACAGAATCGGTCAAAGAAGAGTCTGCCGAAAAGGCATCTTTGGGCAAGTCCATTATGTGGCTTGTTTTGGGGCTTGCCTTGCTGGTGGCTAGTTCTCGAGCTCTCGTTTGGGGGGCTGTCGAAATTGCCCGTACGCTTGGCGTGAGCGATTTGTTGATTGGCCTTACCATTGTGGCTATCGGCACGTCTTTGCCAGAATTGGCGAGCTCCATTGCCGCTGCCCGTAAGGGTGAAAACGACTTGGCTCTTGGCAATATCATCGGATCGAACCTGTTCAATACGCTTGCCGTGGTGGGCCTTGCCGCAACTATTTCTCCGATGGATGAAATTGAAAAGGCTGTCACTTACCGTGACATGCCTTTAATGACCGCTTTGACGGTTGCCTTGATTGTGCTTGGTTTTAGGCGTAAAGGCGATGGCCGTTTGAATCGTATCGCCGGCGCCATTCTTTTAGCCGTCTATATCGGCTACCTCGCCCTGCTTATTGTGCAGGCAAAAGGCTAG